One window of Deinococcus cellulosilyticus NBRC 106333 = KACC 11606 genomic DNA carries:
- a CDS encoding 30S ribosomal protein S1, whose product MEDKATQTPVNETAQTTDTTREYPAMTMEDVLSTEVQYKEPQRGDVVNGTVVFISSEGIHVDVGAKVEGVIPFSQIHEEPITQEQAQELFKAGDQIEAYVVRVDLPNSTIVLSKRRADQDRGWRVLDTLFKDGKEFTVDILEKVRGGLVASIEGIRAFLPASQVDTRRVNDLTPYVGKPLEVKLIELNKKRNRVIISHRSIMEDRKARAKADTLGKLEAGAVLEGEVVEITDFGVFVSLGGLDGLVHRSELTHARFNHPKEVVKLGDKVQVQVIDLDGDRERINLSMKALQNDPWQSAVEKYQIGARVSGKVTNLTNFGAFVELEPGLEGLIHVTEMSWTKRIRHPQEMVKVGDTVEAVVLRIDNKDRRISLGLRQTTEDPWSTLPDRLPPGTPVKGKITGITDFGVFMEIEEGIEGLIHISELSHDRVTNPAELFKRGDEIDAVILNIDPMEQRASLSRKRTIPYDGPARDYTKQGGGERSERPQGGGQRGGQGGGNRRKREGFDYDYSYAKESTTSASSGKISTKLGDVYADLFAQFGIGGKKEEGKE is encoded by the coding sequence ATGGAAGACAAGGCTACTCAGACCCCGGTCAACGAGACCGCTCAGACCACCGATACCACTCGCGAATACCCCGCCATGACCATGGAAGACGTGCTGAGCACCGAAGTTCAATACAAAGAGCCCCAGCGCGGCGACGTGGTGAATGGCACCGTGGTGTTCATCTCCAGCGAAGGTATCCATGTGGATGTTGGGGCCAAAGTTGAAGGTGTCATTCCCTTCAGCCAGATTCACGAAGAACCCATCACCCAAGAGCAAGCCCAGGAGCTCTTCAAAGCAGGCGATCAAATCGAAGCCTACGTGGTTCGCGTGGACCTGCCCAACTCCACCATTGTGCTGAGCAAACGTCGTGCTGACCAGGATCGTGGCTGGCGCGTGCTGGACACCTTGTTCAAAGATGGCAAGGAGTTCACCGTGGACATCCTCGAGAAGGTCCGCGGCGGTCTGGTGGCTTCCATTGAAGGCATTCGTGCGTTCCTGCCCGCTTCCCAGGTGGACACCCGTCGTGTGAACGACCTGACCCCCTATGTGGGCAAGCCCCTGGAAGTCAAACTGATCGAACTGAACAAAAAGCGCAACCGCGTGATCATCTCCCACCGCTCCATCATGGAAGACCGCAAGGCCAGAGCCAAAGCCGACACCCTCGGCAAGCTCGAAGCCGGTGCTGTCCTTGAAGGCGAAGTTGTGGAAATCACCGATTTCGGTGTGTTCGTCAGCCTCGGTGGCCTTGACGGACTGGTGCACCGCAGCGAACTGACCCACGCCCGTTTCAACCACCCCAAAGAAGTGGTCAAACTCGGCGACAAAGTTCAGGTTCAGGTCATCGACCTCGATGGTGACCGCGAGCGCATCAACCTGAGCATGAAAGCCCTGCAGAACGACCCCTGGCAGAGTGCTGTCGAGAAGTACCAGATTGGTGCCCGCGTGAGCGGCAAAGTCACCAACCTGACCAACTTCGGTGCTTTTGTTGAACTCGAGCCCGGTCTCGAAGGCCTGATCCACGTGACCGAGATGAGCTGGACCAAGCGCATCCGTCACCCCCAGGAAATGGTCAAAGTGGGCGACACCGTGGAAGCCGTTGTTCTGCGCATCGACAACAAGGACCGTCGCATCAGCCTCGGTCTGCGCCAGACCACCGAAGATCCCTGGTCCACCCTGCCTGACCGTCTGCCCCCCGGAACCCCCGTCAAGGGCAAGATCACTGGCATCACCGACTTCGGTGTGTTCATGGAGATCGAAGAAGGCATCGAGGGTCTGATCCACATCAGCGAACTCAGCCACGACCGCGTCACCAACCCCGCTGAACTGTTCAAGCGTGGCGACGAGATCGACGCTGTGATCCTGAACATCGACCCCATGGAGCAGCGTGCCAGCCTCAGCCGCAAGCGCACCATCCCCTACGACGGCCCTGCCCGCGACTACACCAAACAAGGTGGCGGCGAGCGCAGCGAACGTCCCCAGGGCGGCGGTCAACGTGGCGGTCAGGGTGGCGGCAACCGTCGCAAGCGCGAAGGTTTCGACTACGACTACAGCTACGCCAAGGAAAGCACCACCAGTGCTTCCAGCGGTAAAATCTCCACCAAGCTCGGCGACGTGTACGCTGACCTGTTTGCCCAGTTCGGCATCGGTGGCAAGAAAGAAGAAGGCAAAGAGTAA
- a CDS encoding WGR domain-containing protein: MEKHYLEYSDPNGAEHKFYEVTINDAALVIRYGRIGTDGQTQSKTFASFEKAKAEADKKIKEKKRKGYEDAVQGVRQKRSITRRSVEEVRPASSASKAPVLWRMKTGSSAFGIYADSERVWVGNQGGKVIAVDHSGETLSTFQLPEGVKCLVSDGMFMYAGCDDGNVYDLTGKVPFVAYNIDESVDIYWLDIHKGVLGVSDSHGNIYAFNPESENQWGNVNGSGSAGWMVRMDDEGVYHGHSGGVAAYDPQSGIELWKAKTQGAVLFGWQDQDHVYAATAMRAVQRFDKKGNLQQTYKCDAAVFSCASSPDGEYIFAGDNSSAIYAFSKDGTRLWKLNSGCSSALSMQYLNERLFIVTTDGSLAMIDASPAAIAAAQQGQLPQVKDIKAQAAQGTAPLQRQTLQRAQYTGQGVVLRCVKEGGKLRIRVETEGYHDSWNVQFPKDLREEGARYLVDEVAETGGFYRVVGEIRKLD; the protein is encoded by the coding sequence ATGGAAAAACACTATCTTGAGTATTCGGACCCCAACGGCGCAGAACACAAGTTTTATGAAGTCACCATCAACGACGCAGCTCTGGTGATCCGATATGGCCGCATTGGCACCGACGGTCAGACCCAGAGCAAGACCTTTGCCAGCTTTGAAAAAGCAAAAGCAGAGGCAGACAAAAAAATCAAAGAGAAAAAACGCAAGGGATATGAAGACGCTGTTCAGGGCGTGCGGCAGAAACGTTCGATCACCAGACGCAGTGTGGAAGAAGTCAGGCCTGCCAGTTCCGCCAGCAAAGCTCCCGTGCTCTGGCGGATGAAGACAGGATCAAGTGCTTTTGGCATTTACGCCGACAGTGAACGGGTCTGGGTGGGCAACCAGGGCGGCAAAGTCATCGCAGTGGACCACTCTGGCGAAACCCTGAGCACCTTTCAGCTTCCCGAAGGGGTCAAGTGCCTGGTCAGTGACGGCATGTTCATGTACGCCGGATGCGATGATGGCAACGTCTACGACCTGACGGGCAAGGTGCCTTTCGTGGCCTACAATATTGACGAAAGCGTGGACATTTACTGGCTTGACATCCACAAAGGTGTGCTCGGGGTGTCCGACTCTCATGGCAACATCTATGCCTTCAACCCGGAGAGCGAAAACCAGTGGGGCAATGTGAATGGAAGTGGTTCTGCAGGCTGGATGGTCCGCATGGACGATGAAGGCGTCTATCACGGCCACAGTGGTGGCGTTGCGGCCTACGATCCCCAGAGCGGCATAGAACTCTGGAAGGCCAAAACCCAGGGTGCAGTGCTGTTCGGCTGGCAGGACCAGGACCATGTGTATGCGGCAACGGCAATGCGCGCAGTCCAGCGTTTCGACAAGAAAGGCAACCTGCAGCAGACCTACAAGTGCGATGCTGCGGTGTTTTCCTGCGCTTCCAGCCCGGATGGAGAGTACATCTTTGCCGGAGACAACTCCAGTGCCATCTATGCTTTCTCCAAAGACGGCACCCGCCTGTGGAAGCTGAACTCAGGCTGCTCGTCTGCCCTGTCCATGCAATACCTGAACGAGCGCCTGTTCATCGTGACCACAGACGGGTCTCTGGCCATGATCGACGCCTCCCCTGCAGCCATTGCGGCAGCCCAGCAAGGCCAGCTCCCACAGGTCAAGGACATCAAGGCCCAGGCCGCCCAGGGCACTGCTCCTCTGCAACGCCAGACCCTGCAACGTGCCCAGTACACCGGTCAGGGCGTGGTGCTCAGGTGCGTAAAAGAGGGCGGCAAATTGCGCATTCGCGTGGAAACCGAAGGCTACCACGACAGCTGGAACGTGCAGTTCCCCAAAGACCTGCGTGAAGAAGGTGCCCGTTATCTGGTCGATGAGGTCGCAGAAACGGGCGGATTCTATCGGGTGGTCGGAGAGATCCGGAAGCTGGATTGA
- a CDS encoding N-acetylmuramic acid 6-phosphate etherase translates to MTTSTEAIQSESRILNPQDTVEAVLILSRDQAEAAIAVQNAAQSIATAAENAAYHLKQGGRLIYAGAGTSGRLAALDAAELPPTFSWPLNRSISLLAGGTAAEWTAQEAAEDDAGAGFNEADVLNPTRHDVFILVTASGRTPYTLGVLKRAQLAGALTIGIANNAGSPLLEQSDCPILLETGPEVINGSTRLKAGTAQKITLNTLSCAIMLRLGKIYNNLMVDMKATNQKLYNRAIQMVLACVDATPEQAREALEHCDWQVKTACVMIKRGLGVDESRLLLDQHDWNLNDLCL, encoded by the coding sequence ATGACCACCAGTACAGAAGCCATCCAATCCGAATCCCGAATTCTCAACCCGCAAGACACGGTCGAGGCGGTGCTGATCCTGTCCCGCGATCAGGCCGAAGCTGCCATTGCTGTACAGAACGCTGCCCAGAGCATTGCCACTGCTGCAGAAAATGCCGCCTACCACCTCAAACAGGGTGGACGCCTGATTTACGCAGGAGCTGGAACCAGTGGTCGCCTGGCCGCTCTTGACGCTGCCGAACTTCCACCGACCTTCAGCTGGCCCCTGAACCGCTCCATCTCCCTGCTTGCAGGTGGAACCGCCGCCGAGTGGACCGCCCAGGAAGCCGCAGAAGACGATGCTGGTGCGGGATTCAATGAAGCCGATGTGCTGAACCCGACCCGGCACGATGTCTTCATCCTGGTGACTGCATCTGGCCGCACCCCATACACCCTGGGTGTGCTGAAAAGGGCGCAACTTGCAGGTGCCCTCACCATTGGCATTGCCAACAACGCGGGCTCACCCCTGCTCGAACAGTCAGACTGCCCGATCCTTCTTGAAACGGGCCCTGAAGTGATCAACGGTTCCACCCGCCTGAAGGCAGGAACCGCCCAGAAAATCACCCTGAACACCCTGAGCTGCGCCATCATGCTGCGCCTCGGCAAAATCTACAACAACCTGATGGTGGACATGAAAGCCACCAACCAGAAACTTTACAACCGCGCCATCCAGATGGTTCTGGCCTGCGTGGACGCCACCCCCGAGCAGGCCAGAGAAGCCCTGGAACACTGCGACTGGCAGGTCAAAACCGCCTGCGTGATGATCAAACGCGGCCTTGGAGTGGATGAATCGCGCCTGCTGCTCGACCAGCATGACTGGAACCTGAACGACCTCTGCCTGTGA
- a CDS encoding GntR family transcriptional regulator gives MLHDVLTQASKSLNPTDSTPMYLQVAGILEKMIDDQVFTEGSALPSERDLTQAFNVSRVTIRQALGVLEERERLTRKRGSGTYVASKRIMQSLSSLTSFSDDMRARGMVPGARVISFERSRPNPSEALNLGISPTQEVYRLKRLRTANDIPLAIETSVLPTTILQQNLSREDIENHSLYTFLQKQGRYPSRALQHLRAKSADPDTAHLLNLPKNSAVLHTERITWDQDGRLLEYVVSSYRGDMYDFIVELKTGL, from the coding sequence ATGTTACACGATGTGCTGACCCAGGCTTCGAAGAGCCTCAACCCCACCGACTCCACACCCATGTACCTTCAGGTGGCAGGGATTCTGGAGAAGATGATCGACGATCAGGTCTTCACCGAGGGCAGTGCACTTCCGTCTGAACGCGATCTCACACAGGCTTTCAACGTTTCACGCGTGACCATCAGGCAGGCCCTCGGGGTGCTGGAAGAACGGGAACGCCTGACCCGCAAACGGGGCAGCGGAACCTATGTTGCCTCCAAACGGATCATGCAATCCCTGAGTTCCTTGACCAGTTTCAGCGATGACATGCGGGCAAGAGGCATGGTCCCAGGTGCACGGGTGATCTCCTTTGAGCGCTCCCGACCCAACCCCTCCGAGGCCCTCAACCTGGGGATCAGTCCCACCCAGGAGGTCTACCGCTTAAAACGCCTGAGAACCGCCAATGACATTCCCCTGGCCATCGAAACCAGTGTCCTGCCCACCACCATCCTCCAGCAGAACCTGAGCCGTGAAGACATCGAGAACCACTCGCTCTACACCTTCCTGCAGAAACAGGGGCGCTATCCTTCCCGTGCACTGCAACACCTGCGTGCCAAAAGTGCCGATCCGGACACCGCCCACCTGCTCAACCTGCCCAAAAACTCTGCGGTCCTTCACACCGAGCGCATCACCTGGGACCAGGACGGCAGACTGCTGGAATACGTGGTGTCGAGCTACCGTGGCGACATGTATGACTTCATTGTGGAACTGAAAACCGGCCTGTAA
- the nagA gene encoding N-acetylglucosamine-6-phosphate deacetylase, which translates to MQIQGRVLTPTGFQNARIVFSDRIEELRPVQESKNIILPGFIDVHNHGGAGGDTMDGLEGLQKMRMFHAQHGTTSILATTITNPWENIVSALKAVKEAQGIRHGADLPGVHLEGPFISSGRLGAQPPFAISPTKELLDEILALDVIRLTTVAPEIEGVIESLPQLIQAGVRISIGHTRASFDQVMDFIKTAQGLGGTVAATHVYNAMGGLTGRDPSILGAVLISRSIYGELILDLHHVHPGSFELARQMKPGKLMLITDAMRAAGLGDGVSDLGGQTVYVKDNKASLADGTIAGSLLTLDQALRNAVSLGVPLEEASRMLSATPAEYLGLYDRGSISLGKRADFVVLDDNLQVIDTIVGGRSIHE; encoded by the coding sequence ATGCAGATTCAAGGACGCGTCCTCACCCCCACCGGATTCCAGAATGCCAGAATTGTCTTTTCGGACCGCATCGAAGAGCTGCGGCCTGTTCAGGAAAGCAAGAACATCATCCTTCCAGGGTTCATCGATGTGCACAACCACGGGGGTGCAGGTGGAGACACCATGGACGGGCTGGAAGGCCTTCAGAAGATGCGGATGTTCCATGCCCAGCACGGCACCACGTCCATTCTGGCGACCACCATCACCAATCCGTGGGAGAACATCGTCAGTGCCCTGAAAGCGGTGAAAGAAGCCCAGGGCATCCGACACGGTGCGGACCTGCCCGGTGTGCACCTTGAGGGCCCTTTCATCAGCTCTGGACGGCTTGGAGCCCAGCCTCCATTTGCCATCTCCCCCACCAAGGAGCTGCTGGATGAGATTCTTGCTCTGGATGTGATTCGCCTCACCACCGTTGCACCTGAAATTGAAGGGGTCATTGAAAGCCTCCCACAGCTGATCCAGGCAGGGGTCCGCATCAGCATCGGGCACACCCGGGCCAGCTTTGATCAGGTGATGGATTTCATCAAGACGGCCCAGGGGCTCGGGGGAACTGTTGCAGCCACCCACGTCTACAACGCCATGGGGGGCCTGACCGGACGCGATCCCAGCATTCTGGGTGCTGTCCTGATCAGCCGCAGCATTTACGGGGAGTTGATTCTGGACCTGCACCATGTGCATCCTGGCAGTTTCGAACTGGCAAGGCAGATGAAACCCGGCAAACTGATGTTGATCACCGACGCCATGCGTGCGGCAGGGCTGGGGGATGGGGTCAGCGACCTCGGCGGCCAGACCGTTTACGTCAAAGACAACAAAGCAAGCCTTGCCGATGGCACCATCGCAGGCAGCCTGCTGACCCTCGATCAGGCCCTCAGGAATGCTGTGAGCCTGGGTGTCCCCCTGGAAGAAGCTTCCAGGATGCTCAGTGCCACTCCAGCAGAATACCTGGGGCTGTACGACCGGGGCAGCATCTCTTTAGGAAAACGTGCAGATTTTGTTGTTCTGGATGACAATCTGCAGGTCATTGACACCATTGTTGGTGGAAGGAGCATCCATGAGTGA
- a CDS encoding SIS domain-containing protein, with protein MSDPLMLQETREAPSVVRRLLQENQQRVDTLWQVIQERQPLFAVTIARGSSDHASLYLKYAIELTLGIPVASFAPSVSSVYHKTLNLQRGLVIAISQSGASPDVVESVKAARASGAITLAITNNVDSPLASAAEFLLPMQAGPEKAVAATKSFVASAAAFLHLLGEADPELKAALHTLPDVQEKALQLEDSLRLTADRYRYASSMVILARGPHFGIAHESALKLKETTGIHAEAYSTAEFSHGPTRIIEQGFPILAYQTRDVTQPLNEEAYKDLEGRGADLLTIGASSLLNRATQVITPPADHPLLDPLVNILPFYLFSGYVALARNLNPDNPPHLKKVTLTR; from the coding sequence ATGAGTGATCCCCTGATGTTGCAGGAGACCCGCGAAGCCCCCTCGGTTGTGAGACGCCTGCTGCAAGAAAACCAGCAGCGTGTGGACACCCTCTGGCAGGTGATTCAGGAGCGTCAACCCCTGTTTGCCGTGACCATTGCGCGGGGGTCCAGTGATCACGCCAGCCTGTACCTGAAATACGCCATTGAACTGACCCTTGGCATTCCTGTCGCCAGCTTTGCACCCAGCGTCAGCAGCGTGTACCACAAGACCCTGAACCTGCAAAGGGGTCTGGTCATCGCGATCTCCCAGTCTGGAGCGTCTCCAGATGTGGTGGAGTCGGTGAAAGCGGCCAGAGCCAGTGGCGCAATCACCCTGGCCATCACCAACAATGTGGATTCTCCGCTGGCCTCTGCTGCAGAATTTCTGCTGCCCATGCAGGCTGGGCCAGAGAAGGCTGTGGCAGCAACCAAGAGCTTTGTCGCCAGTGCTGCGGCTTTCCTGCACCTGCTGGGTGAGGCCGATCCCGAACTGAAAGCAGCCCTGCACACCCTGCCTGACGTGCAGGAAAAAGCCCTGCAGCTTGAGGACAGCCTGCGCCTGACGGCAGACCGTTACCGTTATGCCAGCAGCATGGTGATTCTGGCCCGGGGCCCCCACTTCGGGATTGCCCACGAGTCTGCCCTCAAGCTCAAAGAGACCACAGGCATTCATGCAGAGGCCTACTCCACTGCCGAATTCAGCCACGGACCCACCCGCATCATCGAGCAGGGCTTCCCGATTCTGGCCTACCAGACCCGGGATGTGACCCAGCCTCTGAATGAGGAAGCGTATAAGGACCTTGAAGGCAGAGGAGCAGACCTGCTGACCATTGGTGCGTCCAGCCTGCTGAATCGGGCGACCCAGGTGATCACCCCTCCGGCAGACCATCCCCTGCTCGACCCTCTGGTCAACATCCTGCCGTTTTACCTGTTCAGTGGGTATGTGGCTCTGGCCCGCAATCTGAACCCGGACAATCCTCCACACCTGAAAAAGGTGACGCTGACCCGTTGA